From a region of the Arachis ipaensis cultivar K30076 chromosome B09, Araip1.1, whole genome shotgun sequence genome:
- the LOC107615357 gene encoding protein FAR1-RELATED SEQUENCE 5-like, which yields MDQSICEEASYDTAYDMSDHSNSTDVNASSLRKESVDVIQLEDNATALNHELSDHTGIPIEEIPYVGLRFVSLQQAQELYSNYVKKVGFMNRIRNTNFDKTRKESRTPINQSIHCSRKGYRESRVKAATRVKRITTARCKARMYVMLDRQKDNWMVSKLELKHTHLCSTKQVVHYTKYRELTMHTKCVIQDNDKAGIRPNKTYLALANEVGGSSNLCYSEKDVRNYITSNLRCADENADVKIMQGVL from the exons ATGGATCAATCAATTTGTGAAGAAGCATCGTACGACACTGCATATGATATGAGTGATCATTCTAATTCCACCGACGTTAATGCCTCGTCTCTGA GGAAAGAATCTGTAGACGTTATTCAATTAGAGGATAATGCAACGGCACTGAATCATGAG TTGTCCGATCACACTGGAATTCCAATAGAGGAAATCCCATACGTAGGATTGAGATTTGTTTCCTTGCAGCAGGCACAAGAGTTATATTCTAATTATGTAAAGAAAGTTGGGTTCATGAATAGGATTAGGAATACCAACTTTGACAAGACCAGGAAGGAATCAAGGACACCCATTAACCAATCGATACACTGCAGTCGTAAAGGTTATCGGGAGTCTCGAGTGAAGGCAGCAACTCGGGTAAAGAGAATAACAACAGCCAGATGCAAAGCAAGGATGTACGTGATGCTTGATAGGCAGAAGGATAATTGGATGGTGTCCAAATTAGAATTGAAGCATACGCACCTGTGTTCTACCAAGCAAGTTGTGCATTATACTAAGTATAGAGAACTGACTATGCATACCAAGTGTGTGATTCAGGACAACGATAAGGCTGGCATACGGCCCAATAAGACTTATCTCGCACTGGCGAACGAGGTTGGTGGCTCGTCGAATTTGTGTTACTCAGAAAAGGATGTGAGAAACTACATTACGAGCAATCTACGCTGTGCTGACGAAAACGCAGATGTGAAGATTATGCAGGGCGTCCTATGA